Proteins co-encoded in one Aspergillus fumigatus Af293 chromosome 6, whole genome shotgun sequence genomic window:
- the cc9 gene encoding uncharacterized protein, with product MPSNTQGPRRCTIASLRTPAKGCTKERSSTMVSVNSERAWSCPGGPLNHPSSSGAHIVVVDDPQLLALIPIAKETAPDRPVIFRNHIQIRGDLACTPGTPQARSWVWLWHRAPHADVIVSHPIPDSVPSTEMRDSDVAYYGRLFNKWCHGTGMPAIDHPADEYFVQVARFDPSKGTIDVLDSYPMFHASEMPDMAVDLIHEVMSHLADKKTLKSKVSGALRKAKPVIVTDVGGLLYRAGCR from the exons ATGCCTTCTAACACTCAGGGTCCCAGGAGGTGCACTATAGCGTCATTGCGCACTCCAGCCAAGGGCTGTACAAAAGAAAGGA GCTCGACAATGGTGAGCGTCAACAGCGAACGCGCCTGGTCCTGTCCCGGTGGACCTCTCAACCATCCATCCAGCAGTGGTGCACACATCGTCGTGGTCGATGACCCGCAACTGTTGGCCTTGATTCCAATTGCGAAGGAGACGGCGCCAGACCGGCCGGTGATCTTCCGCAATCACATCCAGATCCGAGGAGATCTGGCGTGCACGCCGGGGACGCCTCAGGCGAGGTCATGGGTCTGGCTATGGCATCGTGCGCCGCATGCCGATGTGATTGTCAGCCATCCAATTCCAGACTCTGTGCCGTCTACC GAAATGAGAGATTCCGATGTGGCTTACTATGGCCGACTGTTCAATAAGTGGTGCCACGGAACAGGCATGCCGGCGATCGATCACCCAGCTGACGAGTACTTTGTGCAAGTCGCCCGATTCGACCCATCAAAGGGAACAATTGACGTCTTGGACTCGTATCCCATGTTCC ACGCAAGTGAAATGCCCGACATGGCTGTGGATCTTATTCATGAAGTAATGTCCCATCTCGCCGATAAGAAGACTTTGAAATCAAAGGTCTCGGGAGCACTCCGTAAGGCAAAACCTGTGATTGTTACGGACGTTGGCGGCTTGCTGTATCGGGCGGGTTGTCGATAA
- the fmpR gene encoding Zn(II)2Cys6 domain-containing transcription factor fsqA: MMDDKHGRYGACDRCRGQKLRCVGAGKPIPNSSSRLLRNEIPCDRCRRAKVECYSVRPAPRRAASNVKEQMIATQAASERSSSLAYHTSGPVVSPPNSLVTAASKPHPNSLSFNHPRSDAVAAPGGLQTRRQSRDTDSLGDMPSMPHEWMAYLHDHKMDDRQGLGMETPPLIESDLNLSRDPAMDSMHEHNMMMELIHQDHQEEWNSGPPELEAYPDPIVPPNPAPLKARKLTSPDCDDYPYGHTRRSSHTPTQPPEPAGRSCIQELAQFNEMLLRDKCSLEDTSARRGYKDSWLSIGRTLHHCQQFFSILKRIKYSRPDSQLSADRARSQWSSLPEGTSLADGAPTDSPQARRSLARGATPCSSSLARSSSTSSAASTSYLGLSTLLSILFCYTYILQAYEDILTSILHAVTRPTPTIPPTLSGLRIDGFQLDGHHTLQLECLLHVSYNLLEKIENILFGSAGPEELSNPVKYGILGDKLSAGLIDALFEHNETNGLLHCQGKREVAAKRLIREIQAALKQLDL, encoded by the coding sequence atgatggacgaCAAGCATGGCCGATACGGCGCTTGTGACCGATGCCGCGGCCAAAAGCTGCGATGCGTGGGTGCAGGCAAGCCCATCCCAAATTCCAGTAGTCGCCTCCTACGCAATGAGATACCCTGTGATAGGTGCCGGAGGGCGAAAGTTGAATGCTATAGCGTTAGGCCGGCCCCGCGGAGAGCTGCCTCGAATGTCAAGGAGCAGATGATTGCCACCCAGGCAGCATCGGAAAGGTCTTCTTCGCTGGCCTATCACACCAGTGGCCCAGTCGTTTCTCCTCCCAACAGTCTAGTCACCGCTGCCTCAAAGCCACACCCAAACAGCCTATCATTCAACCATCCGCGCAGCGATGCCGTCGCCGCACCGGGTGGTCTGCAGACGAGACGACAGTCCCGCGATACGGATTCCTTGGGTGACATGCCGAGCATGCCCCACGAATGGATGGCCTATCTTCATGACCATAAGATGGACGACAGACAGGGTTTGGGTATGGAAACGCCTCCCCTGATCGAATCGGATCTCAACTTGAGTCGGGATCCAGCGATGGACAGCATGCATGAGCACAACATGATGATGGAGCTGATCCACCAAGACCATCAGGAGGAATGGAACTCCGGCCCAccggagctggaggcgtACCCAGACCCGATCGTGCCGCCGAACCCAGCTCCGTTGAAAGCCCGAAAGCTGACCAGCCCGGACTGCGACGACTACCCCTATGGCCATACGCGGCGATCATCACACACACCGACGCAACCGCCCGAGCCAGCGGGGCGATCGTGCATACAAGAGCTCGCCCAGTTCAACGAGATGTTACTGCGCGACAAATGCAGCCTGGAAGATACGTCGGCGCGGAGAGGATACAAGGACAGTTGGCTCTCCATCGGGCGGACGCTGCATCACTGTCAGCAGTTCTTTTCGATCCTCAAGCGGATTAAATACTCACGCCCCGATTCACAATTGAGCGCGGACCGGGCGAGGTCACAGTGGTCCTCCCTGCCGGAGGGCACCAGCTTGGCCGACGGCGCGCCGACAGACTCCCCGCAGGCACGACGAAGCCTGGCGCGTGGCGCAACGCCCTGCTCCTCGTCCCTGGCCAGATCCTCTTCGACCTCGTCGGCAGCGTCGACCTCGTATCTCGGGTTGTCGACCTTGTTGTCGATCCTCTTCTGCTACACCTACATCCTCCAAGCATACGAAGACATTTTAACCTCGATCCTCCACGCGGTCACTCGCCCTACTCCGACTATCCCGCCTACATTAAGCGGGCTCCGCATCGACGGGTTCCAGCTGGATGGTCACCACACGCTTCAGCTGGAGTGTCTCCTGCATGTGAGCTACAACCTTCTCGAGAAGATTGAGAACATATTGTTCGGGTCGGCAGGACCCGAGGAACTGTCAAACCCCGTGAAATATGGCATCCTTGGAGACAAACTGTCCGCTGGTTTGATTGACGCGCTATTCGAGCACAATGAAACAAACGGCCTCTTGCACTGCCAGGGAAAGAGGGAGGTGGCTGCCAAAAGATTGATCCGTGAGATTCAGGCTGCACTCAAACAGCTTGATCTTTGA
- the fmpA gene encoding fructosyl amino acid oxidase fsqB: protein MSIPNSFIIVGSGVFGLSLAYALSLDDRFADKKIILVDRWNFEPPNATGSVHNPAAANADTSRVIRRDYPHGPYASLALEAMKHWRGKFGENNRYVNQRLLFSGEGSSLTTPPKALETVNYIKKAYAISCELTPGGRDAVQVLDSLDEVRAFLGNTPSHPPHLPVNKDPAARDLRGYVSNDCGWADAGASIEWLRQEVLRLGRVECVVGEVESLVYSDDQRAVKGVKLVDGKVLTAELTVIAAGARSSHILGIPKLCDVYSEFVAYIQLTKEEADELRRRQWPILVNCHRGVFAVGPDHDNCLKFGHFSYSGIVDVLREASIQVPTRPDGWEAQQKYWSDPRFAFGGEVKVSALGDVDDYENPAAQRALADYRLFLLELLGPTGLQGVDTLGLDQSDNLLNNIANRPFTRVRKCWYNDTPALDFVVDYHPSYGKTLFVATGGCDHAFKFLPIIGEKTLALILRNRGDSAVSLPAGVEPSLEELSELWRFPVELLQDN from the exons ATGTCTATCCCTAACTCTTTCATCATTGTGGGGTCGGGTGTTTTTGGCC TCTCCCTGGCCTATGCCCTAAGCCTGGACGATCGGTTTGCCGACAAGAAGATCATCCTCGTGGATCGATGGAACTTCGAGCCACCCAACGCCACAGGCTCGGTCCACAACCCGGCGGCCGCAAATGCAGATACCAGTCGCGTCATCCGGCGTGACTATCCGCACGGTCCATACGCGTCCCTAGCCCTCGAGGCCATGAAGCATTGGAGGGGGAAATTCGGCGAGAACAACCGATACGTGAACCAGAGACTGCTTTTCTCCGGGGAAGGCTCGTCCCTGACGACGCCGCCGAAAGCGCTGGAGACGGTGAATTATATCAAGAAAGCGTATGCCATTAGCTGTGAGTTGACGCCTGGGGGCCGAGACGCGGTCCAAGTGCTCGACTCGCTGGACGAAGTCCGAGCGTTTCTGGGGAACACTCCCAGTCACCCGCCCCATCTGCCCGTGAACAAGGATCCGGCGGCCCGAGATCTGAGAGGATACGTCTCGAATGACTGCGGGTGGGCCGACGCAGGGGCTAGTATTGAGTGGTTGCGCCAGGAGGTTCTCCGCCTGGGCCGCGTGGAGTGTGTAGTGGGGGAGGTCGAGAGCCTGGTTTACAGCGACGACCAACGAGCAGTGAAGGGAGTGAAACTCGTCGATGGGAAAGTTTTGACCGCCGAGCTGACGGTCATCGCTGCGGGTGCACGGTCATCGCACATTCTCGGCATCCCCAAGCTCTGCGACGTCTACAGCGAGTTCGTGGCCTACATCCAGCTCACCAAAGAGGAGGCCGACGAGCTCCGCCGCAGACAATGGCCCATCCTCGTGAACTGCCATCGCGGCGTGTTCGCCGTCGGCCCGGATCACGACAATTGTCTGAAGTTTGGGCACTTTTCTTACAGCGGGATTGTCGACGTGCTGCGCGAAGCGAGCATCCAGGTCCCGACGCGACCCGACGGATGGGAGGCTCAGCAGAAATACTGGAGCGATCCCAGATTTGCGTTTGGTGGAGAAGTCAAGGTTTCCGCGCTGGGCGACGTAGACGACTACGAGAATCCCGCCGCGCAGCGGGCGTTGGCAGATTATCGCCTGTTCCTACTGGAACTGCTTGGCCCTACGGGGCTCCAGGGAGTTGACACGCTGGGCTTGGACCAGTCCGACAACCTGCTGAACAACATTGCGAACCGGCCCTTCACCCGGGTTCGCAAGTGCTGGTACAATGACACCCCGGCGCTCGACTTTGTCGTCGACTACCATCCTTCGTATGGCAAGACCTTGTTCGTTGCGACTGGCGGTTGCGATCATGCCTTTAAATTCCTTCCCATCATCGGAGAAAAGACTCTCGCTCTCATTCTGCGCAACCGCGGAGACAGCGCGGTATCACTGCCAGCAGGGGTGGAGCCCtcgctggaggagctctCGGAACTCTGGAGGTTCCCCGTGGAACTACTACAGGACAACTAG
- the fmpB gene encoding N-methyltransferase fsqC codes for MSSNVQDIRGWPPPFANAAYQPDASSRRARYGGLQVHNLRQATTANSLVPSIIQGLRAEDRELPSLLLWDDQGLSLFNAILDSPEYYLANKEWALLHNEVHNIVASISSGDRLVELGAGNMKKTALILHTLQSQRKYIHYIACDVDRVALQRGLRNLQAIFPASTSSIKIQGLVATYEDCAAWLQRNPGSGHTSLMWLGNSLANFPPPEASEYIRSFLSTGASLILALDGCQDHEQIARAYEGPSNQKFVLNGLRHANDVLGTDAFDVRNWSFLGRWNPELWMHESFYAAKRDLTLKIGRETFVFRKGETIRSIRSGKWPKPKVVDICREAGGDVVDWWMNPDESYGKSTTLMGYLARVLIDSVSD; via the exons ATGTCGAGCAACGTTCAAGACATACGTGGATGGCCACCGCCATTTGCAAACGCAGCTTACCAACCAGATGCTTCTTCGCGCCGAGCACGCTATGGTGGACTACAGGTACATAACCTTCGCCAGGCGACTACCGCCAACAGTCTAGTGCCTTCCATTATTCAGGGGCTCAGGGCCGAAGACCGAGAGTTGCCATCTCTCTTGCTCTGGGACGATCAGGGCTTGTCGCTATTCAATGCAATCCTTGACTCTCCCGAATACTACCTGGCCAACAAAGAGTGGGCTCTGTTACACAATGAGGTCCATAACATCGTAgcttcaatctcatctgGAGACCGACTGGTCGAGTTAGGGGCAGG GAACATGAAGAAGACCGCTCTGATCCTACATACCCTGCAGTCTCAGAGGAAGTACATTCACTACATCGCCTGCGATGTGGACCGCGTAGCCCTCCAAAGAGGCCTCCGCAATCTCCAAGCGATCTTCCCCGCGTCGACGTCGAGCATCAAAATCCAGGGTCTCGTCGCCACGTATGAAGACTGCGCTGCCTGGCTGCAGCGCAATCCAGGAAGTGGACACACATCGCTAATGTGGCTGGGGAACAGCTTGGCCAACTTCCCCCCGCCAGAGGCCTCGGAATATATCCGGAGCTTTCTCAGCACCGGTGCCTCCCTGATTCTTGCCCTGGACGGCTGTCAAGACCATGAGCAGATCGCACGCGCATATGAGGGCCCGTCGAATCAGAAATTTGTTCTGAATGGGCTGCGCCATGCAAACGATGTGCTTGGCACGGATGCGTTCGACGTCCGCAATTGGAGTTTTCTCGGTCGATGGAACCCCGAGCTTTGGATGCATGAAAGCTTCTACGCGGCGAAGCGGGATTTGACCCTCAAAATCGGTCGGGAGACCTTTGTGTTCCGGAAAGGGGAAACGATTCGCTCCATTCGAAGCGGCAAGTGGCCCAAGCCAAAGGTGGTGGACATCTGCCGAGAGGCTGGAGGCGACGTTGTTGACTGGTGGATGAACCCCGATGAGTCTTACGGCAAGTCTACTACTCTTATGGGGTATCTGGCGCGTGTGCTAATTGATTCTGTCTCTGACTAG